The Macadamia integrifolia cultivar HAES 741 chromosome 3, SCU_Mint_v3, whole genome shotgun sequence genome segment TGTGTGAATAATGCACAGTTAGTAACGGGCAATCATTAACAATAACAAAAACTTTCTGTTAATACAATAATAGCTTGCAATAATAACCATGCATGAAATTTGCTTCTCCTTGGAAGGCTTTGAATAGGTAAAATCcacccttattattattagatatctctttcttttattttatagcAAGGTTAGCAACTTCATAGAGCTGCTGATCCACCTCTGGACTTTATAGCTTCCTTTCATAATTTCATAAGATGAGATCATGTTTTTCAATCTCAAACTTTTGGAAATGGGAAGCCCAGTGATCAATGTGTATATACTCACTTCTAAATGCTATTCTTTCACGTAATGCATTTGGGCATCTCTCCTTGTCCAAAACTATAATTACTGAAATAACACGAAGCATTGGGAGGGTAAATAGATTGGGAAGTTAAATCTGATTCAAGCTTCAGAAAAGTAGCGACCCAAACACACATTGGCCAAGATATATTTCAGTCATGCTTTTGTGTCTTTCGGAGGCCATTATGTATATTTTAACTTGTATACTAAATCTAGAAACCTTGTAAAATATAACAGGAAGTATTCTGCATTAACATATGCAGGGTTGCAACTAATGTCCCCTGTGGGTGCCACAACATCTACCTTGATAGCTTTTTGAAAGTAAATACCGAATTCAACTTTGTGAACTTCGAAGTATAATAGTTCTAAATTTTTATACCCATATAATTATTTTAGAAGTCCAAGCAGCACCATAGATAAACGTCAGATACATCCCTGTAAATCTGAATGAAATTCCTCAAGACTGACAGACAGACAGATACAGAGAAACACACCCAGATGGAAATTAGTTTTGCCAACAATGCAACACTATCGATTTATATCCTAATGAAAACCAGCACTAGAATAACTAAAAATGATGAATACTTGGGCAGCACCAGAAAACAagtgaaaacataataagatggTACAACCCAAAACAATGAACCTTCAATTCCCAATTTTGTATACAAACAAGAATACCAAACAAAAAATGACAAACCATGTCACCATTTGACATCCATATACAGGCAATCCTATTATTTATCTCATGGGTAATTTCTCTACCTCAACCAGGGACCATCAACCATGTAGAGAATCCATTCTAGCAGATTCTTTAGTTCTTGAGCTTTTTATCAAATGCTGACCAAGGAATCCTGGAAGCTATTGTATTTCTCTTATGTATTAATCCAACAATTCCACACAAAGATGCTAGGGTTTTCCATTTTAGCTAGCAATCTGAAATATTCTATTGGGACAGTAGGCTTGGGTTTCACGCAAATCTCTTCCTCTACAAGGATAAATTATGGGATGCAAGTTTAATGCTCCAAAGATGGAAAGTCAAAGTTGAGATCTTTCTCAACATGTTCCTTTACGATCTTAACTGATCATGAAGCGCTTTATAATGTCCTTTAAGATTACTTTGATTCGATATTTCTAGACCCTGGCCTAGTTCGCAACTGCATTCAGCTCTTTTATATTTGGGGATAAATAGTGCACCAGGAAGGTTCTTATTATAGAAATTACTTAGCTAGTTATGTATCTGTCTGTATTAACTAAATGTTGATCATAAGATTgtaaaaagaagcaaaaaatttcataaaaactCACCAGATAAAATCCCCGGTACACATTTGATGCATTTAAACACTTCAAGAAACATGGAAACTTGGAGGTAAAAGACTCTGCTTCTTTCAAAACTTCTGCCTTTTCTTCTTCAGTTGCAGGACGCCTTCTTGACGAGGAGCATTTAGTTTTTGAACATGGTTTATCGGTCAGCTCAACTTCCTCTCTTCTAACTTTCTTAAGCCTCTTTGGCTTACGACTTGGAAGGTGTTTCCCTGCCACAGAAGCATTTATAAGGTacttagaaataaaaataaatacttcTGTACTAGTTCTTACTTATTGGATGAAGCAACAtctccccaacccccccccccccccaacaaaacATAACCTAATGGAATATCAATCAAAAGCATTTTCATTTCTAGATCCAGTAGGTAGGTAACATGTCTTGATGCTCCAAATGTACATACACTACACAATTAACGAAGTTTTGTCATCTTGTAAACCTTTGGACtaagtatttcttcacccaacGTCCACTTTTGTCAGATGGATGGGACTTCAGGAGCAGTGTTGAGGGCATTTCAGATCTTTGAACAATAAAAGGAGTAATTATGAGATCACAGTGGTTGGTGAAAGCTCACTGTGGGTGAAGAAACTTTCTCCTAAACATATCGATTGATTAAAGTAGAAATATCTCTTTTctatcttgttttttcaaagaaaTTTATGCATATACATTTAAATGCATAAGGAGAAGTTCCATTTACAGTTAAAATGGAAAGATAGCCATAAATTCAAGAGGTGCGAGTAATTTTTCACATTCATACCTGGATCATATTTACTGGCTTGGAGAACAGAATCAGAAGTCTCGCATGCACTCTTATCAAAAATGTTTACAGAAAAACATGTATTCCTATCATATCCAAAGAGGAGAAAGTTATATTCATCTATGGAGTGATCTTTCACAAAATCTTGCCAGCCATCCTCCAGATATGTACCCTCTGTAGTTTTACTTAATTTGATGGGCCACTGACTACCAGTGGAATCCTCCAGTGTGGCAAGTTCATATGCTTCTGGGGAAATGTGCTTCACAAAGTCCGGTGGGATCCGCTGCAAGttattaacaattaaataaacaaactTTCAGATAAATATCATTAAAGCTGCAGAAGAAACACACAGGGTGTTTAGACAATAAACAGTCAATTCACATATGATACTGATAATAATGCTAGCTAGTATGTTTGAATTCTTCTAATTAAAacaaaagggggaaagaaaataaaagctgcAAGACCCTGTCGTGATTGCATGATGCAGATAAATACTCTTATTCTACACCTAAAGAGTTGTGTCTGAATTTAATTATGCTTGAAGCGACCCTGCAATGAGTTCTTACCCCCTCCATGAATTTACTACAGGGCTGCACAATACACAAATTTTGCTTGGCTAAAATTGTATGTGAAACACCATGGGTTGGAAGTTCAGCTATGCAAAAccgaaagaaggaaaaatagaaaccagTATATTGTGCTACCACATCAGGACTATCTACCACTATTGTTATCAAACTGATACAGCAGTGGAGATCTTGTTCATGCGTTTTTCTCCatcatgtattttcttttgtgcTACTGGGTATTGCACTTGACCAAATAGGCCACAACATTGCCCTAACTTCTACTCTTGCGCACTCTTTGCAAATCCATAATCAATCCAATCTAGAAGAAACAAGAGTTAAAAAGAGGAAACTTCCCCAAATTGTTGGTTATAATTGCCATCACAAATCATCACCAATTGATCAACTGACGATATCCCATTGTAAAGACTAAGTGAATCAACCAGGATTCAACATTTCATTCAATTTAACATCAGAAACACTGggagaaaagggaagggaaaaataaattttaattccTAGTCTGCCATAGAAATTAATAGGTTATAGCAAACATAGAAACCATAGATTTAATATCAGATTTGGAACAAATAGAATTAAAGATGAGATCATGAAGGAtgtgaaacaaagaagaactacaAAGAGACTCAATACAGATTCCTAATAGCCTAGTTGCCTAGATACGTATACTAAATTCATATGACAAAACAAGTGTCAATCAAATTCCACCTTTCTATTATAAAGACAGCATGTACTATCAATAACCTTAAATTTAGACAAGCAAAAAATCTTGCACACAAAACCAATGCAAAAGTATTTGTAAAATAAGCTTCGAAATATCATTTGGGAAAattgaatttattaaatttacattcttatttatttattattattatctctctttttttttttttttttgtgggtaaaCTTAAATGTACATTCCACATACCATGTACAATTAGCTCAGTCACCttagaatataaaaaatgaagaactaATTGCAATGGCAAATTGTAATTATCAATCATGGCAAATTGTAATTATCAATCTTAGGAATCCATAGGTCCTTCCAGATGGAAAAATAGTCCCATCCCCAACATGCCAACACATCAAGCTCTTAAGAATAGGTAATACCTCAACCAAACTATTCCAAACAATTTAACCTCTCCTTCTCCATGTAATAGGGTTAAGTAAATCGACAGTACGAAGAAATCTAATGAAGTTGTAACTCTTCAGTTCCTTTTCTGCATCACCTGCTACCTTTGATCACATGATCACATGGTATCTGACATGAGACTTTTTTGTGTTCTCTGGTACTAACCAGTGAAGATGGAAGAGTTCAACAATATGGCATTTGGAATTTTACAGTGTGATGGACATACATGTTCAGGAACATATCCTTGcagcaaaaattttcaaatggatAGTGATGTAGCTCTGTGAAGTAATTCAGAAATGGGACCTCAAGTCTCTTTTGCAGAGCATGATCCAAAACTCTACCGTTAGACGCTGTTATTGGAAGACTCAAAAAGTTTCTTTGACGTTTTGGGTGGAAAAGACCAACTCTGTTCTTATTTCTCACCACTAATGGAGAATGAAAATCTAAACCACTGAAAATTCAGCAAGTGAATCAAAAAGTACATGACAGCCCAAGCTAGTCCATCAAATCCCCTGAGCTTTCTTTCTACATCAACAAGCAGTCAATGACTCAATGGGTCCAAACAACAAGACCTATATGATTCTAATCTTCCCCTTAGAAGGATACTTCTTTTTCTAAACCTTTATGAACCTACATTTTTTCAGACCTGCCAAAAGAAGTATAAGATCAGCTATTGTCTCTGAAGCCACCCAATCTCCCAAACACATTCTTTGCCATTTAGCAAGAAAGCAAACTGGATAAAACTATGGAAGACCTCAggttcttaaaaaaaatggtacaTTATTGGTTTCCATCAATCCGAACTAACCAAAAACATCTGTTCTAGCTGTTGgcaaaatatggaaagaatcaACAAGGAgaaagtaaaaaactaaaaaccaAGCCAAAAGATGTGAATAACAAGAACTACCAATCTTGTGCAAAACCCTGGAAGCATGATCTTGAAGAAGTGAAGTCTCTCCTCTGGAGGTAAGCTCTTGCTCTTCTTCaccatttttggttttttcaagCTTTAATTGAGTGCTGGAAACTGCAGAAAAGTAATCCAAGTTagagaacgagagagagagagagagaggtaaatCCTAAAGAGTGAATGCTGCCAACCATTACATCCCAGCTACCAGTATCCAGCTATACTGTTTTGACGTAAAATGAAATCTATCTACTGCGGGAAACAAGATTCCTTACTGTAAGAACTGAGAAGTAttgctttttccatttttggaaGACGATCAACAACATGATCGGATCATCCTAACCGTTTGATCTTCTCAAATCACTTAGCCTATTTTGTTAATGGACGGATGGAGGGTATTCTAGTAACTTGGGTTCTTCTTTCAAAATGAAATTTGACGCGGTATCCTTCCAACTTCCATAACCGTTTTTGGGACAGGATTCACCAGGTACGCGAGCGGGCGAGCGTGCGCGCGCATCATTCTTGAGAAGTTAGAAATCTATCCTCCTAGCACCGGTTAAGGACAGATTCCCGACCCGGTTATTATGGTTCGGTCAATGTATGGCTTCAGGGACCTATTAGATAAGCGGTCCAATTATGGTCTTGGGGCTTAAGGTGGTTAGGCTCGAGCCGCTCGACCAAAACAGACCAGGACCTATTTGTTGACACCCTGTTAgaccaggtag includes the following:
- the LOC122074687 gene encoding B3 domain-containing protein Os01g0723500-like; this encodes MVKKSKSLPPEERLHFFKIMLPGFCTRLRIPPDFVKHISPEAYELATLEDSTGSQWPIKLSKTTEGTYLEDGWQDFVKDHSIDEYNFLLFGYDRNTCFSVNIFDKSACETSDSVLQASKYDPGKHLPSRKPKRLKKVRREEVELTDKPCSKTKCSSSRRRPATEEEKAEVLKEAESFTSKFPCFLKCLNASNVYRGFYLSIPSNFARTHLHIQQKGEVTLRNREGQTWRVNIIKFRRKTALCAGWPAFVHANQLEEADICIFELVGKFKLQFHIFRAVK